AATATCATATTTACTATTACTCCATTTTATATAGAGGCAAAATAAGCACATATTAACCTGGCTAAAGTTGCACAGGTTGAATTATCCAAGATAACACTGCTAGGAAGTTTCAGTGCTGGGATCCAAACCTTGGTTAATTTGACTATAGAGCAAATGTGCCCATTGCCTTATCTAAGCACATGCGTGATTTTAAAATAGTTGCAAGCATATTATAtcctacattttatatatttttaattgatttataatcattttacaatgttgtgtcaaattccagtgtagagcacaatttctcagttatacatgaacatatatatattcattgtcacatttttttctctgtgagctaccataagatcttgtgtatatttccctgtgctatccagtataatcttgtttatctattctacaattttgaaatcccgtctatcccttcccaccctccgcccccttggcaaccacaagtttgtattctgtgtctatgagtctatttctgttttgcatttatgctttgcttttgtttttgtttaaaattacattttagatTCATACAATCAGAATACAAACTGATCAGTAAATCTAGAATGatgaaatcaataaaaattaccATATGGCAACCCTCATAGTAATAACTGATTTGGACAAGAATCAATGGATGCTGCAACTGGTAGGTCAAAATCTGGTGAGAAACAGGTTATTTACATAGTCTTAAAGTATCTGCCCACAAAAGACATTAATTACTCACCAATTAGTAAGTACAAAATACTTATCAACCTTACATTGGAGAAACCTGGTAGCATCATCTTAGCCAAGTGATAAAAGTTAACATCACTGGCAACAAACTGGTATCATATGCCTCCTAATATGATGCACTGAGAAGACAGCAGCACCGTTTCTATGACATTCTGAGCAAAAACACATAAATCATGAGGAAACATGAGAGAAACTCAAACCGGAGGGATTCTACAAAGTAACTGGcctgtattcttcaaaaatgtcaaggtcataaGAGACAAGGAAAGGTAAAAAGCATGGTTCATTCAAAGGAGGCTAAGGACacatgaaaactacaggaaatacATAATCCTAGATTGGACCCTGGATCTATAAAGCACATATGGGAATAACTAGTTACATTTGAAGGGTTCTGTGGACTGGATGGTCATAGTGGATTACTGTTActttcctgattttgatggtGCATCGCAATTATGTAGGTGAGATCTTGTCCTTGAGATGTACATACTGAAGTATTAAGAGGTCAGGGGGCACCATGTCTACAGTTTACTCTCAACTGGCTCAGAAATGATCACAGTTAGAGAATCTGGGTAGAGGACACAAAGGAGCTCAAGGTAAAACGTACGTGTAATTGGGCCACATTTCCGGGATACATGTGTAGAATTTCATGATCTCCTAGATTCCACAGGGTTTCTATTGGCTCCTTTCCCCAGGGAAAATTGTAGTAGAGTTTGCTTCCTTTTCGGCCCACTTCATCCTGACAATCGCTGCTGCTGAAGTTAGATGGACTCATggcaaactggaaaagaaaatttaagtttgtcttattaatttattaaaataaacattaaaaactaaAGTTTCCTGCAGCAACTGAATAAAACTGGTCAAGTCCCAAACAAAAATTAAGTTCAATTAAATATGAGTAAATGTACTGCTAAAAATATTGTTCTTCTACCTGAAAGAAGTACAGAGAAAAACTGCTGATGCTATCTAACCTTTCTGTGGTGATACCAGGGGAAGGAACCATGAACCAAGCGGGATAAAGAAGAGAGCATCACATGTTCACCATTCTTATCCCTCTGTGAAGAACCTGACTGTTATCATTCCATTTAGGTGGGTGTTTGGGGATTTTAAGAGTTACAGAAATAAGACAATGGCAAGACAAAAATGCTTCCTTCATTTTTCAACATACCCTAAAACttgatgtaaattacagaacCATCTGACTAATATGGAGAGTTCGTGGAGGTCGGGAGCAAAAGCTAAAACTGTAAGAATGGGCAAGGGTCAGAGTCTACACCAGCCATGAATGCCGGTGGGGGGTTTGAACTTTACTTAGAATGTAAAGTCTTACCAATACAAGTttctgagcaagaggagagatcAACAAATGTCTTTATCaaagtaactttgttttatgGAACAATGAAAATCATTATAAAgagttttttatttgtatttgctaATTTATTATAGCTCATAAATATAACATAGCTATGtcaataaaatttcatttattatatAGAAGTATTACTTCTGGCACTCTGAGACAATTTGCCTATTCATTATTAAATTAGGGGTAATTATTGTAGTACCTTTCTCCACCACAGGAGTCGATGACGTAACCAGAAATCAAGCCACTGGCTTGCAGTTCTTGCCGAAGTAAACCATACCAGTGAAGCTTCAGTCTTTTCACCGATTCTTTGGATATCAGAAATATCAGATAATcacttatttgaaaattatataatcTATCCCAAAGTGAAAGTGACTGTTTAAATACAAGGCCAAGTTATCTGCCCATTTTTTGTGTACCTTTTAACACCATCAGGTGTCTGCTTAGTATCAGAAACGGGATGAAAACACACTCCAATCTGAGCAAGGCCAAAAGGTAGCCTCTTGTTTATCATATCCAGGCAATTAACATAGTGCTCCAAGGCACCTGTCGAAAGATAAATCAATCATCATGTAAATCTATTCTATAAACCCAAATCGTTTTGGTCAATTTATAGACAAATGAATAGTATAATGCTAACACAGCAGTAAGTACAGTAGCATGGAGCTATTAAGGCAGATCCCAATTGACTACTACTTAATTTTAGGTACTTTACCCCTGCTTTTTAGTTTGAAGATTTTCAAATCTACAAGAAAGTTGAAGAACAGtacaataaatatctgttaaccCTTTACCTAGATTCGCCAATTGtcaacattttgccacattttttttcttgtccacCCCAGAACATTCCAACATACAGCTCGTAAAATTAAAACTATTCTCTGTACACCATTATTACACTATAAAATTAATCATATCAAACTTTCATCTAACATATGGTCGATACTCTATTTTCTCCAATTGTCACCCAAAATGCCATTTATTGCTATTCTCTTTCTCCCTAAGTACGGTCAATTCACTGCATTTTGATTAGGTCTCTTTAATCACCTTGACTCTAGCGTATTCTCCCTGACTCCTTTTTCTAACTTTGCTTTCAATGACATTGACTTTTGATATGCGCCCAGACCAGTGATAGATTATTGCACATTTAGATCTGTCTGAGTGATTCCTTATGATTTAATTTGGGCTAATCATTGTTTAGCAGGAATAAATACTACACAgttggtatgtatgtatgtatgtcttaCTGCATACTATCAGGAGGAATATAATATCAAATTATCCCACATTTAATGAAACCAGACTTAATCACCTAGTTAAGGTAGTGAACATCCATTCCCCATCTTCCACCCAATATTTTAGAATCCATGGATAGTCCTTGTTTGAACTGATTATTATACTGGGGATTACAAAAATCATAAAATGGTGATGTTTCTAATCTAtctttccttctacatttattgcATAGCTTCTGTAAAACCATCAactttctccacctcctccttctaCCAGCAGCTacaattacttattttttaacactatggattagatttttaattttacttaatgtcTTCAGATCCATTACCATCAATATttactttaatattcaatttgtCCCAAACTTAGCCAGTGGGCATCTCTTCCAAGCCAGCATCTGTGGCCTTTTACCATAAACCCACTAGTCTTCTAGTAATTCTTTGCTTTCTAGCTCCATAAACGGTCCCAAAGTCACCTttactttctctgctccagacctGGAATGAGCCATTTATCCAAGTACTGGTTCCTTTTAGAAACCAAATTCTGGGTACTAGCTGTGCTCATTACTATCGTCATCGCTTCTAGACCCTTTCAGTGAAGAGTTAgttaggaaatatttattttaaaaaatcatgagttcatactgatagtCAACCTAAATTTAACATTCAAAGTCTatccttgccttttaaaaaatatttatatctctTTTCTCTTACAGTGAAAATCTTGGTTCCTATTAAATCTATCCATCAATCTATTTGCTTTATCctatactatatatgaaatagctTCCCTTAGATTACAGCCCATTAAATGACAACACTATGTTCAAAAATTACTTGATTTGAGATTTCCACTTCTGATAACAGCTTGTTGATAACAAGAAAAGCTGgtcaagaaacttaaaaaaaattttttgcttaaaGACATGGGATTGCTATCAAGGCAGTAAGGACTTGAGGGTCCAAAAtctggagagaaaggaagacCAGAGAGGTGAACCCAATATTTAGTGCTGCTTTAAAATCtgaagcagcagagctgagaagATGAAATACTAAGCAGAGATTTCAGACATTGTACGGTGCTAGGAAGTACAAAAATTTTAGTTCCTGGTTCATAAGGAGCAGGAGCCCTGGTAAACACCTTAGCTGTTCACTGGAGACAGTCAAAGGGCTACACTCTCGGAGTAGAAGTGGAGTGATAAAGACTGAAGCCCAGCCTCAATAAACTTAATCCCAGACTGTATTAAGAAGATATGCTCCCACTCTAGCTCCctgacaaaagcaaaagtaaacccTCCTGGTAGAATAAAATGCTACCCAAAGCCTCAGCTTATCTCTACAATTAACACACAAATTACCTACAATATCAAGAGAAAAGTCCAAATGACCAAAAgcccagagaaaaacaaatactataaacAGACATATCTGAGTTATCAGACATAGACTTTAAAATGTGATTAATGTGTTCAAGAAAGCTGATAgcaagatggaggtggggagCCTAATGTATGTGTAATTAGTCACAGAAGGACAGAAGAAAGAGAATGGGGTAGTAACAATATCTGAAGacataatggctgagaattttaaaaaaccattcaTAAGTAGAGGCTACCACAGTAATTCAGACATGAAATAAAGAGGGCAAGGGCAGTGGGCAGAGAAAAAATGGCAAACTGGTACTTAGAAGCTAAAACACTAGACAACCAAAAGATTTGGCAAATAAGTAGATTTAAGTTTCTTAAAGGCAAGAAAATGTCTTGCACATGAATAAATGCTTTGATGAATCTAAAAGAACTACGTTTCATTTTCTAATAGGGAAGAAAAGATTGATTTGTTTGGGGACACGGTAATGACCAGTGATTTAACTCCTCCAAAGTAAAACCATCATGGTATAATTAAAATAGTACAAGTCAAAACTGTCATATTTACTCACTAGTTTaggtttgctttattttattaattaaatatttaaaaggtcACAACATAGGTATTAATTTTCAGAGAACCACAGACACtggttattttaaattacttcatAGTACTGCTTAATAAAAAATGGCAAGGATAGCTTTTGCAAAGATGAGACGCTGTGGCAGCAAGTCTGTCCTGTAAagaaccttaattttttttttcagaatctcTGCTATCATGTGTTGTTTGACTTTAAAGGCATATGGTGCCCTACAAATACTCACTCAAGAATCACTTACAAAGCTTGAATAGTCCTATTATTCTGTCAACTTAAAAATTACCTAAAGGGCTCTTCAAACAACAGATTGTAGATCAGTTTTCGGTAAGGAAAAATGGCGGAGAGCGTTTTCTTTTTGCTCTAGAAAAAATGAGCTCTTGATTAGTCTATAGTGTGTAAAATTGAAGCCGTTCAACTGTGTAAGTATTTATAAGCATTTTAGTAACAAAGAACAAATAATTCAAACACATGGTTCAATTTAAACACATGGTCCTATACTAGGGCTGCTCAATTAAACTGCAAAATTCTAGGGTTGCCCTGTGAAACCGAGAGCGTTATCAGGTCCTTGGGCCAGATTCTTTAAGGAACAGTAACGGTCCCAGGAACCAGTTTTCTTCAGGGCAGCAGCACTATCAATAAACCCATCTACTTCAAGATGAGAACCAAGTAACTTCCTTTCCACATAAACAAAGGGCCAGTTGCAATTTGCGGAATCGAGCGAGACTGCTTTTCCACCCCAACACTTATTTTGAAGCATGAAATCGTGAAGCATACCGTGAAGAAGGTTCTCCCGTAGCTTCCCAGAAGTTTTTAGTAAGTTCTCAAGATATGCTACTAGTTGTTCCTTACTCAGATCTTTCTGTTGCAAGACTTCCCGTAGCGCTTCTGCAGAAACTAACCTGAAGGCACGGTCCCCGGTCAGCGAAGGGCCGGGTTCTTGGTGGAGGGCGTCTACCGGGAAAACCTGCTCCCGGAACACCACCACCGAAGACCACCATTCTGCCGCCAGGTTCTTCCGCAACTCTATGCCCAAGGGGCCAAAGCCGGGGTGGCACCCGCTCAGAAGAGAATCTCGGCTAAGCTGCCGCTTGATGCCACTGAAGAAATGCCTTTTCTGACAGATCTCCACCAGCGCCTCGCTCTCCTCACCGCCTGACTCGGGGGCGTCTCTCGGCTCGCTCCCGCGCGGCAGCTCCGCGTGCGACCTCAAGGGCCCTCCGACGGAGCCGCTTCCTTCAGTCAACTGCTCTGGCTGTCCCCCATTTCCCCGACCCCCAAACCCGGACAGTAGGCACCTGCAGACTTTATGGCAGGTCCTGAAGGCTGCACCAGGGCGCATGGCCCTCGGGAGTTAAAGCACCGTCTCTCCTATTAGCTGGCTGATCCCAATAAACCGCCACAACCGTCCGCCCGGGGGAGACCACGCAGGCGCGACGGAAGCAAGCGTGCGTGCGGCCAGCCTCGCCCACGGAAGTGCGTCACTGCGTTCAGGCTGCAGCCACCGCGAGCCTCCCACGTCTTCTTGCGTCAATGGGGCCTGGTCCCCACTAATTGCTGTTATCTGTCCTCATCAACACCAGTAAATACCATTACCATCTACTTTTCACTATTCTGCCGTTGCCATTATTGAGTCAGTtttatcttcctttcctttttttctgcaaGTCAGACATCAAAATACTTAGGTGTTCTGCAAATTAACCATCTAAATAAACCTCCTCAATCTAAATGTCCACAAAAGGAAACCTTGGTTCCCCTTTTAAAAGTTGTAGTCGTTAATGCCGGTTTACAGGCCCAGGCCTTCCTTGCATCTCTACTTAGAAGCTGCTGCTGTCCTGTTCTTTACTGGGGGGTTGCGAGGTGTGAGGTAGGGGACTGTGACGCGGAGGGAAGGAATAGTCCTTTTACACATTGGTGTTCAAAGGGCAGCCCTGGACCAACTGCATCTCCATCATCTGGGAACGTCAGGGAACAAACGGCTGAGAAGGGCCCAGCAGTGTTTTAAACCCTCTAAGGTTAATGCGGAGGCACACAAAACCAAGCACCGGTGAACAAGCCAGTTGTTTTGCCAGGCGACCCTTCCAAACATGCAACAGAATGTGAAAACCCGTTTAAAACGGAGACCCGGGATTCCCTAGCAAGCTTGTGACTTTACATCTCCATTTTATCACTTAGAGCGCTTTAGAAAATTGCCCAAATAGTGGTAAAGTGGTACAGTCCAAATGGAGGAAAATGGCTCATTCCAAAGCTCATGATTTCCACTTTCAGCTTCCCCTTAAGTGGTTAGAGAAACCTTCAAAGATTAACCCATACTACTACATTCCACTAGACTACCTGGAAGAGGCAGTTTATTAAGTGTAGCAGTTTAGCAACTGAAATATCAGAATATGGAGACAGTTAAAATTCATCACGTCTAAGCTGGCAAAGGAAAGGTTCAGAAAATGTTCAACGCAAGAATGTGTGCAAGTGTTtgcaaaaaaacaacaaaccccccccccccagaaagtCAAACACTATTGCTGTAAAGTAACGTATTAACTGCAAAGCTAAGCAACGTTTATGTGTTTTCCA
This is a stretch of genomic DNA from Camelus bactrianus isolate YW-2024 breed Bactrian camel chromosome 16, ASM4877302v1, whole genome shotgun sequence. It encodes these proteins:
- the POLG2 gene encoding DNA polymerase subunit gamma-2 isoform X1 codes for the protein MRPGAAFRTCHKVCRCLLSGFGGRGNGGQPEQLTEGSGSVGGPLRSHAELPRGSEPRDAPESGGEESEALVEICQKRHFFSGIKRQLSRDSLLSGCHPGFGPLGIELRKNLAAEWWSSVVVFREQVFPVDALHQEPGPSLTGDRAFRLVSAEALREVLQQKDLSKEQLVAYLENLLKTSGKLRENLLHGALEHYVNCLDMINKRLPFGLAQIGVCFHPVSDTKQTPDGVKRIGEKTEASLVWFTSARTASQWLDFWLRHRLLWWRKFAMSPSNFSSSDCQDEVGRKGSKLYYNFPWGKEPIETLWNLGDHEILHMYPGNVAQLHGRDGRKNVIPSVLSVNGDLDRGILAYLYDSFQLTENSFTRKKHLHRKVLKLHPCLAPIKVALDVGRGPTVELRQVCQGLFNELLENGISVWPGYLETVQSSLEQLYSKYDEMSILFTVLITEATLENGLIHLRSRDTTMKEMMHISKGPQTSQEDCIPDLRSAELH
- the POLG2 gene encoding DNA polymerase subunit gamma-2 isoform X2: MRPGAAFRTCHKVCRCLLSGFGGRGNGGQPEQLTEGSGSVGGPLRSHAELPRGSEPRDAPESGGEESEALVEICQKRHFFSGIKRQLSRDSLLSGCHPGFGPLGIELRKNLAAEWWSSVVVFREQVFPVDALHQEPGPSLTGDRAFRLVSAEALREVLQQKDLSKEQLVAYLENLLKTSGKLRENLLHGALEHYVNCLDMINKRLPFGLAQIGVCFHPVSDTKQTPDGVKRIGEKTEASLVWFTSARTASQWLDFWLRHRLLWWRKFAMSPSNFSSSDCQDEVGRKGSKLYYNFPWGKEPIETLWNLGDHEILHMYPGNVAQLHGRDGRKNVIPSVLSVNGDLDRGILAYLYDSFQLTENSFTRKKHLHRKVLKLHPCLAPIKVALDVGRGPTVELRQVCQGLFNELLENGISVWPGYLETVQSSLEQLYSKYDEMSILFTVLITEATLENGLIHLRSRDTTMKEMMHISKVKDFLIKYISSAKNV